TGACCTTAATCGTTGGTATCATGCTCAGATGCCTGCTAATGTTCggtatgtacatttatttttctcttcCATATCAAGCAAAAAATaatcgtttttgttttttaaatcagaaaatacttttaaaaaacagaatatatattgatataagatTTGAGAACTTTAGTATGAGTTTTTAGTAGAAATTGATATGTTCTGTCTGAGGGCAAAGCTCACTCCCTTTTTTCggcaaatattaaaaatattcaatttaatGTTAAACATATTTAGTTTCTGGTTAATTACAGGTACATTCAACGTCCTGATGTTTGTCCGTATGTTGCATTCTGTTCCTTGGAATCCGTAATGGAAGCTTCCTGTCCAGATGTCTTACTCGTAAGTATTGAAATTCATGTTTGGTGTTGATATGCTTCACAATGTTCAATAGGAGTTATATTAACTTcacttttaaagatgtattgttgcccaaaaacatgaaaaattaagattaatttttttttaaatactttgaataggtcaattcatagttttaataaagttaatcacttctgtggaaaaaaaatgtgtttgcttctaaaaagacaaaataaacccATTGACTTTCAATCAATTTgactatattttgctttaaattaaagtttttttcgaTAATTGTCAGAGTAAACagctattatgtgacattaaagtaacatattaaaaacaaaataattttttcagggtgacaatacatttttaagtacCTTTGACCTGGCCCTCAAAGTCTGGTTTGCCTTCATAATTGAAATATTCATTTcgtataaagaaaaaaattgtgaGATCGTCAAATGATTAAAAAATCTATCTCTAATTCTTTTCATCATCCCAGAATACATATGTAGACACATCTCTGATGTCACGGTTTGTGTCATCCCAAGCGCCCGCTCCAGAGCAGCACTTCTATCCATCATCATTAAGCTTTAGTGTCTGCTGCCTCATGGAGACAGGACTAGTGAAGACTAGCTTTAAAGGTCACCAACGACAGGTAAAAGTGCTGGGTCAAATTTAcaatatgcaaaaaaaaaatttaagaagCCAGAATCATATTTCTGTCCTATTTGACATCTTTTGTGTGAATGTGCAGTACATTGAGAACTGTTGGTGCAGTACCTGTTGCTTCCTTGGACTCGAACCTAGCCATCAGTGCAAGCTCAGTGGTCTAGAGACATGAAttccaggctagtgatctggaggttgtTTTCGAGCACCAGTTGAAGATTACTTGCGCATTTGTTGGCAAGGTTCAGTACAATTAGCTCTGAGAATAGGGCAAAACAATTGAATTGTTTCAATTTTACCTCCTGGCTTCCCTCACCAGATTCATAAAGGGACATTTACCTTCACAGACTGGTCTTGTGTCGGCATTAAAAGTAGCACTATTTTGGCTCCTGGTACTAAATCAGGACCAAGGTTATTTTGGGATTGGTAGCTTAGCTTTTAAAATGGTGTCTCCCATGCTGCTGCACCAAACGATACTACTAATGTATTATCACtgtatttttatgtttaggTATTACATGATATACTGAAGCAAGGACCAAGTTGTTTGAGGGCGCCACAAGCTCTGTACAATCACAGCGTTGCAGTGGGCCTCATCATTCCAAAACATGACCACCCAGTGGGCTCAGTACCTGTGGTAAGAATCAACCCTCATAGCCttagatatttaatttattttaagaatataatAAATTTGAGTGTTTGCTCTTTTAAGGCCAATTTTCACAGAAAAGCGGTAATCGCAAAAATGTTACGtagacaaaacaaatatatatattaagaaAAACATACGTATACGTATAGGccaaaatattacaattattattaatattaagaggataaaaataagaaattaatGACAAAATGTAGAAAATGCTTTAGAGGTTctgtaattgtttataaaacattgaatgaataaaggtggtggttaaccacaaaagataaaaaaaaaattaaaaatttaaatgttcCATCTGAGGGCAAAGATTTGTTCGAatttatgttatttcttatgaccatttagaCAAAACACAGAGCGTATTGGTGATTGAGCAGAAACtagctcaggatagatacagttTCTACATGGGACAAGAATGCACTTTCCTGCgtgtaaattgtaaaatagGGAACAATTAATGGTACATTTACATTAACACAACTTGTGTGACCTGTTAATAGAGTTGTATTGCAAAAGATAATAGATTGAGCTATGCCAGTCTATGTATTCATTCCCTCTTCTATTCAATATTACAGGCTGTTCAGCGTGAAGCCCTTCTaacaatgtgcttagaatacaACCTTGTAAGCTTTATTGTAACTTGTATATCAAGCTGGGCAACAGGGGGTAAGTACACAAAATAGAATAGCAATACTTGACTTAaaatttacatataattatgtttgatcaacttaagctctgtctacaatatcaaactagtttgacaaaaaagtgtgatgtgccgaaatatggtagtgatatgcttaaatatggtagtgatatgacatcatcatgtccatatatgggtaaatcacatttttttgtcacataaagtttgatagtgtagacagagttttatgAAAGAAGTCTCCTAACTAATAGGTATTTAATTAACCCTAATGTAATTTCGCGCCTGAGCAAATTTAACTCTAACAGTTCTTTTCAATTTATCATTCAGATTATGTTACAGCACTTACTTTAAGAACAATATTAGACTGGGCCTGGCAGACAGTAGCCAGGATCAAAGAGACGATTGATGAAAAATGTAAGTTAAAAAGAAAGGGAACATGCTGAAGTTTAAGGCATGTTTAAAAAGCTtggaaaacaatttgttttggtTAGAGAAAGAAGAAGCTTATTCACAGTTCAAAATGAATTAGTGCGTTGAAAATGTCAGGCCAGGACACTGTTTGTTTAATAGTGTCctggccaatttacacagacgagcggattaaaatatagaatttatgttatttcttatgaccatttacacaaaacgcgCAGCGGACAGGctgtttccgctcaggatagacaCAGATATCTGCATAccattaccgctcgtctgtgcaCATTGGCTTTTAAACATACAACTCGCATAAAATTGAACTTTCCTATTACCAAtgcacttttattaatttatatatttttgtatatacaaCACTGTATtttcattgaaaaaaataaacagattTTGGATTTGGGATTTGTTATAGTAAACTGATTCTTTACTGAagttatgtttttttctacagGTATGTTCCTCTATAATGGCTATGGTAATTATGTTGAGGATTTAGTGATAAGATTACTGGATAAATTAGCTGTGCAACTGAATCACATTATCACCATCTTCCAAGCACTGATTGAGCAGTCTGTACAAATTACAGAGCAGGGTAGGTCTatatataatatctatatataatattttatgttcTACATTGTTGTACAATGTAGTGCACTATTTATACTTCAATAAttgaattgtttaaatataattttaaggACCAGTACACTGGTAGCCCTCCGCTTTTCTTCAAGATGCACTGGTTTCTTTAAGTGCAcacaagccagatgtgtacactggacttccagttttaagtccttatctgagaagacttgttccaccaccagaactaatAGCTGAGGAGAGCATTGAACACGTGCCTATTGTATGGCTATGGATTGTGGCGCCCCTGTCTTTAGCGCTTGGCCACTCGACTCACACATTATTTATCATTGTATGTTTacttaaaaaaattttaaatagatAAATCCATTTCACGTTTTCAAAATACATTTGCTGGTaagcattataaataaataatgttggaaatttatatagcgccatatTCGCAACAATTTCACTCGTTGCGCTGTGGACTACTGTCCTCTCATGTCAGTACTGCCAGCTACGGCGCAAATTCTTCTGTCCACAACAGTGACTTTGTGATCTTAGTACAATTTGTGTTTACTAGCCCATGCATTTTTTTGGCCAAATCTTTAGGTCAGTGAGTCTATTTTTCACTTATTTCTAATTTTTCTCTAGCCTACTGAGTAGATTTTACTTAAGAGTTGAATGTTGGGCtaccattttaaattatatcaaatatttaaaCTGGAGTCTGAAATTGTCACTGGTCGATCTCCGTCAATAAGCTCTCCGTTATTTCTTATTTGTTCAATGCTATACAAACGTTTAATAACTTGTGACCAGATGTCCGTGCAGTTTATTCCGCTTACGGCTGTACCCTCCATGGACTTCTGCCGCAATGTTAATTGGTTCAGGCTAACGAcgtcattaaaaatattacatgGTAGCGAATAAAAAGGATTATAGTCAAGTTTCAGTGTTTCCAACTTTTTCAAATATATAAAAGCATTGTCAGATATGttccatatattattttcactcaGATCAAGATGTTTCAGATTTCCAAGAGACTGTAACATAAACTCGTACGTAATACTGGATAGCATGTTATTACGAAGATCCAAAAATACCAACCGCGAATTATTTTGAAAAGTACCTCTTTCAATCGTGTGGATTTGGTTAGTACCTAACGTTAATCGAGTTAGTTTGGGCAAGTTGACACTTTCAGGCCTAATTACGGTAATTTCATTTGATATTACCCAAAGAATTTTTAAATTAGGCGTGAATGTGCGAAGATTCTCCGGGAATGTCGCTAGATTGTTGTAACTCAGACTTAAAGTCTTCAGTGACGTTAAACCGCTGAAACAATCGGAACTAAGCGTTCTTAGTCCGTTGTGACGCAGCACCAACTTGGTAAGATTGCGTAATTGTCTGAACGGAGCGTCGGTTATTTCTTGAAGATTATTTCTTTTGATGTTAAGTTCAGTCAACAAACCATGATTTTCAAAATTTTTCCAACTAATGTTTTCCAATTTGTTAATTCCTAAGTGAAGTATTCTAGTGTAACTTGAAACATTGGCCGGAAATTCTATCAATTGTCGGTCAGTGCAGTTGACCAGGCCTTTGTTTTCATCACAAGTGCATAGGTTTGGGCATGACCATGAAAGGACAGACAGCGTTGTGCCAAATAGAATTGATATTCCAAAAATATACTGGTATTTTAAAAATCCAACTTTAATAGAAAAAGCTGCCATTTGTATTTATTCCATCCAAATCacaaatctgtaaaaaaaaatgaatggggaaaaaattaatttttaaatgataaataatttttattttagattattggaattttttaaataatcaatctgttaattttaaacatttttttattttttttattgtactgtacaatTGTTTTTTGAAGAGAAGAGATTTAAAATAAACCAAGATtttaaactgaaatataaataagaTATAAATGGCAAAGAAGGCATTAATGACCCTTTCTTTGGGGAACCtctactaaagctctgtctacacacacaaaaatgtgatatgcccatatatggacataatgatgtcatatcactaccatatttgggcatatcactaccatatttgggcatatcacactttttttgtcaaactagttcgaaTTTTTGAAGGTCCAGCAACATGGCTTTACACCTACAAAATCCTTAATCCTCTACCTTCAGATATTAGAAAAATGTGTACATATTGTGTTCCGCATTATGAAAATTAATACATCTATATGATCTGATTTGTTTGATTGAATAAATGTCCAaagtattatttgtatataatatgaaTAACAAAGATGGTTGCATTTTATGGTCGCAGAACGAAGAACACGAAATGCAAAGTTACTATGTTGCTGAACTTGATTTAAAAGAACGAGTTTACATGAAAATTAAGGCAAGCAAGCACATGAAACAAACACTGGATCCCAAATAGCACAATTATTAATGACGGATATCTGACCGCCGATGCGTATAAAAAAcagtaaattatttaaacaaaaaaattaccGTAAAATTGagtcaaataataataaattgaacaataaaatacagtgtattttattttaagctgTAACTGAGCATTAAATAAACATCCCTGTCAGAATCCTATCTTACTAGCCTATCCTATCATATGGTTCTTGCTCAAATGTTCAAATGTTGCTCGCTTTCAAACcgtaaaaattatttaatttacgttttacacactactgtatactgtatcaAACAGCATTACAACTAGCTTACAGTAGACtacattgaatattattaattaatcagTTCAACCTTGTCCTAAAATTAAACGAAAATTTCATTGACATATTTGTTTGTTCCATCCACGAATATATTTACACCTATATTACCGTATAATAGTCCGTAATGAACAGAAACGACTATATCGACTGCTTAGCATGATCCactttcaaaattaaaataatctttttcgaaaaaaaGAATATGTAGAACAGGAAACGTTAGTATTTCCACTCTATTGATCTGTTGCCATGGTTACTCATCAAACACTGGTTAATTGCTGTGCACTCTTTGATTAGTTAGATTAGCAACTGTTGTTATTAACAGCCATGATGGAAATAATTCTTTATCGGTTTTGACCCATAAAATCATAAACTGTATACCTGTACATGTAATATAAGGTTGATAGTTGATAGTAAAAAGCTATTGTATGAATAAGCTGTTTTTTTATAGCTTTTATGTAAATTGTATGCTTCagtaatattattaacattgcATTTAAGTAGAATTTGTTATAACAAAGAATTTCAAAGTTAAATGGGTGGTTATCCAGATTcgcatttaaagatgtattgtcccccaaaaacatgaaaaataaagattaataaaatcagattttgtaTCTAGGCCATTTtgaagttttaacaaagttattcacctttgtggaaataaataatgatttcatagtatttttttgctttaaattacattatttttaggaaaataatttttttcgatccagtttttgatCAGACTGAGTGAATATtactattatgtgatattaattggcatattgaacaaaaaaatgtaaaaaaaaatttagggggaaaatatatcttttcTCATCGCAAAGGTCAcattaattaacaaaaacaaaaaaatgtaaaaaaaaatgttgggggggaaaatatatcttttcTCATCGCAAATGtcacattcattatttttacatcTAAGGGCATtcttactgaaaaaaatgacaatgctataACTGGATCTCAATAAAGATACTAATataataagcaaaaagctaaataaaaattACTGCCAACACTAACACCATTCcttcatcattattatattattaattaaaaagaacacTGTATATAAAACCTTATAAAAGGTGACCCATAAGCCAAATTgcataaataaattcattattttaactGGTTTAACACTGGTAAACTTTTTTTAGtaggaaaataaaaatacataaaataattgtttttttaactttataggTCAGGCAGATCTAGAAACCAAACTGAATGTTGTAATGCTTATATCCAATCATCTTCAAGCTGTCATTTGGTTTATTCGTGTTGGACTGCTACCAGAGTGCCCAGGTAAAACAATAGATAGATTCGGTGATGAATTGCTTGTCAcatggtctacactatcaaactaatttgacaaaaaacaaggccatatacatggctgaaTTCGCGttctcaagttagtgtttaccgaccgacatagtgagctgtagaatcGCGTTGCACGTGACTAAAAATGTGTGATACCAAATGCTTTCTTTCATATATTAGAGAAATTTTTACTAAGTAATGTtcataaaatgttgaaaaacgTCTGATTTTCTAAAACAAtcgaaaaatatttaatatttgttaaaacaAAGTGTTTATTATACTCAATTCTGAGATTTAATTGCAAGCCAATTGTTTTGTCAGGAAGTGTTGTTAGGACGTTCTTTCCGTGGAGTTCAGTGCAACTATTGAATTTATGTACTTGAaatttaacatgtttttttttttaagatgaTGGGCAACCGGTAATTGAAGGTCAGTTTTCGTACCCAGCCAATCGACTTCGAGAAGCATTTGACCAACGAAGACAAGAACTTCAAGCAATGACAAGGTAATTATCAGATGTTTGGTaatgatgttcccaaatatggtagtgatattacatcatcatgtccatatatgggcacatcacatttgtttgtcaaataaagtttgatactgcagacagagctttatatttcctacaaaataaagattcagtattttatataatcaGGAACATTGTTTTCTTTGCGATAAGATGCGTGGCAAAACAATGCATCTCGTTAAAAAAATagagaaataaattatatataattagtCATTTATTGAACATTCatttcaatatacagtacaagataaataatacacaataaacgttattgtcccctgaaaaaatatttgtttaaaattttaatgtcacataatagttattcactttgaccaaaaatttgatgggaaaaaaaatgtatttacctgaaaaaatggtaaagtaaagtaaaccgttttattttatatttaagtgaaaacattattattatttttttgttctaAGGTAGTGATtataactttgttaaaactacaaaatggcttattaaaagtttgaatttattaatcgtcatttttcatgttttttggggaaaatacatctttaaattcaatcaatgtaacatagtaaatttaataaataaaataaattgtttttcattttttccaaGGTCTGGTGGAGATAGTGATATATTGATGATAGATGGAATAATAGAAGAACTAGGTGATCATGTGGTCCATTTGTGGAACCGAGAGGACAAGGATGGTAACGGGAAATATCCACCCCCAAGTATACATGTAAGTTTCTTTTATATcttgaatacatttttatatcatACACAGAAAGTAACTCGCCTGAATTACAAgatgtaaaatgtttttaaacaaacttaCAGCATAAATTCAACATAACCTTGAAATTTCTATCTTCATGAGAAGAATCCTATGATGTTATGAGGATTGGTGACCGATCTCATAACATAGGATTCTTCTAATGAAGACTTGTGAAACTTGTCGAAAATtcaagtctcatttgaggcttagggagtggaatAGTTTTACAGTAGTCAAATATAACCCTTGGCATGAGGTAATGATTGAACCTTAGACCTTAGTATTGGAAGgtaagcatgttaaccaccacaTGGCTAATTAACACAACATTTTTCtctacataattattttaaatacagtcaACTGAAAACCAGAcactcccaaaaccagactgaGGTCCAAAGATCAATTTTTCCCATTACAGCCAATTTACCACAGACAATatctgtaataaaaatatagaatatgtgttattccttatgaccatttacacaaaatgcGGAGCGGACAGGCAGTTTTACGCTTcggatagatacagattatacgtgggacaagctacacggTTTTCCACTTACCGta
This is a stretch of genomic DNA from Antedon mediterranea chromosome 3, ecAntMedi1.1, whole genome shotgun sequence. It encodes these proteins:
- the LOC140045168 gene encoding leucine-rich repeat transmembrane protein FLRT3-like — encoded protein: MAAFSIKVGFLKYQYIFGISILFGTTLSVLSWSCPNLCTCDENKGLVNCTDRQLIEFPANVSSYTRILHLGINKLENISWKNFENHGLLTELNIKRNNLQEITDAPFRQLRNLTKLVLRHNGLRTLSSDCFSGLTSLKTLSLSYNNLATFPENLRTFTPNLKILWVISNEITVIRPESVNLPKLTRLTLGTNQIHTIERGTFQNNSRLVFLDLRNNMLSSITYEFMLQSLGNLKHLDLSENNIWNISDNAFIYLKKLETLKLDYNPFYSLPCNIFNDVVSLNQLTLRQKSMEGTAVSGINCTDIWSQVIKRLYSIEQIRNNGELIDGDRPVTISDSSLNI